The following proteins are co-located in the Silene latifolia isolate original U9 population chromosome 1, ASM4854445v1, whole genome shotgun sequence genome:
- the LOC141614223 gene encoding uncharacterized protein LOC141614223, which yields MVRLSVGEINFIRGGIAQDLRCDGRKRLSYRSVNVETGVIPQANGSARIKIGGTDVIASVKAELGRPSSSRPDHGKVSIHVDCSATAAPMYQGKGGEELSSELALALQRGLLGSKSGAGAGIDLSSLCIVEGKTCWDLYIDCLVVSSDGNLLDALGAGIKAALSDTGVPRVQVLAADASSSSDQPEIDVSDEEFLQFDTSAVPVIITLTKVGKHYIVDATEEEESQMSSAISVSVNRQGHICGLTKRGGAGLDPSVIHDMISVTKHVSEQFLNKLDSEIAAAEARQEES from the exons ATGGTAAGACTATCGGTAGGAGAAATAAATTTCATACGGGGTGGGATTGCTCAAGACCTTCGTTGTGATGGCCGTAAGCGATTATCTTACCGCTCCGTTAATGTTGAAACCGGTGTCATTCCGCAG GCGAATGGGTCGGCTAGAATCAAGATAGGGGGAACTGATGTTATTGCAAGTGTGAAG GCTGAACTTGGTAGACCTAGTTCTTCTAGACCTGATCATGGAAAGGTTTCAATACACGTTGATTGCAGTGCAACAGCTGCACCAATGTATCAG GGCAAAGGAGGTGAAGAATTGTCGTCAGAACTGGCACTTGCTCTACAGCGAGGCCTATTGGGAAGTAAAAGTGGAGCTG GGGCTGGAATTGATCTTTCATCTCTATGCATTGTGGAGGGAAAGACTTGTTGGGATTTATATATAGACTGCCTTGTGGTCAGTTCTGATGGGAATTTGCTGGATGCCTTAGGTGCAGGTATCAAG GCTGCTTTGAGCGACACGGGAGTGCCCCGAGTTCAGGTCCTTGCTGCTGACGCTAGTTCTTCAAGTGATCAGCCAGAAATTGATGTCAGTGACGAAGAATTTCTACAGTTTGACACTTCCGCAGTCCCTGTTATAATTACATTGACAAAG GTAGGAAAACACTACATAGTTGATGCAACTGAAGAGGAAGAATCCCAAATGAGTTCAGCTATTTCCGTCTCTGTAAACCGGCAAGGTCATATTTGTGGCCTAACCAAGCGTGGTGGGGCGGGTCTGGATCCTAGCGTAATCCATGACATGATCTCTGTAACTAAACATGTCAGTGAGCAGTTTCTGAACAAGTTAGATTCTGAGATAGCTGCTGCAGAAGCTCGTCAAGAGGAATCATGA
- the LOC141590008 gene encoding uncharacterized protein LOC141590008: protein MERNRQLKLSWLAKQFIEVFKVRPHWPASEIIETVRRAYKIIIKKGFAYKAKYFAHKMLHDSMKEHYSKLGSYIQALRDEEPNNVFILSTIPGKIPVFHKFFVCFDALKQGLVRGCRKVLCVDVCFLKTFLRGQLIAATGRDANEQMYPLAWAIVEGENNDSYEWFFQQLKNCNTPILQSIVTMVSQEFPKAEHRICARHIFANWQKSYKGDEMRLLFWSCAKAYNMSDYNLALDELREVDPKVADAFVACNPSLFCRAFVDTTTKCDVIVSNMAETFNAYIIEARSKHLIYMLEDIRSAMMKRLVVKKAEMERKAIIVCPRVQQKLEEEKEKSADHAAAAIFDIHGQPEDYVIDLYKKDAYLRAYSECIAPCPGQKYWPKVDLPLNPPPIKVGPGRPRKKRRRDPHEDPKKSGRLTKHGIEITCSVCKSKSYNKRKCPDKDKVLPPPPKRGMDRLRSTVTATARYDVLMNIASTSYHGATAQPTRLGRGGRSIRTSRGGRGGGRGGGRGNRGGRGLAPQGVGVLIDGQGNAFTNPPGNRRGPRMIQEAPTSVSSQPTQASINKP, encoded by the exons ATGGAAAGAAATAGGCAATTGAAGTTAAGTTGGTTAGCTAAGCAGTTTATTGAAGTTTTCAAAGTTAGGCCTCATTGGCCAGCTTCTGAAATAATTGAGACAGTGAGGAGAGCTTATAAAATCATCATCAAAAAAGGGTTTGCATATAAGGCTAAGTACTTTGCTCATAAGATGTTACACGACTCTATGAAAGAGCACTACAGCAAACTTGGGAGTTATATTCAGGCTCTCAGAGATGAAGAGCCAAACAATGTGTTTATCTTGTCTACAATTCCAGGAAAAATTCCAGTTTTTCATAAGTTTTTTGTATGCTTTGATGCATTGAAGCAAGGCTTGGTAAGGGGTTGTAGGAAGGTGTTGTGTGTGGATGTCTGCTTCCTGAAAACTTTCTTGAGAGGGCAATTGATAGCTGCCACTGGAAGAGATGCAAATGAACAGATGTATCCTCTTGCCTGGGCTATAGTAGAAGGAGAAAACAATGATAGCTACGAGTGGTTCTTTCAACAATTGAAGaactgtaacacccctatactccaa AGCATAGTTACCATGGTTTCTCAGGAATTTCCAAAGGCTGAACATAGGATTTGTGCTAGGCACATATTTGCCAACTGGCAAAAATCCTATAAAGGTGATGAAATGAGGCTATTGTTTTGGAGTTGTGCCAAAGCATACAATATGTCTGACTACAACTTGGCTTTGGATGAGTTGAGGGAGGTTGATCCTAAGGTAGCAGATGCTTTTGTAGCTTGTAATCCATCTTTGTTCTGTAGGGCTTTTGTGGATACCACAACCAAGTGTGATGTCATTGTTAGTAATATGGCTGAAACATTCAACGCTTACATCATAGAAGCTAGGTCTAAGCATTTGATCTATATGCTTGAAGACATAAGATCAGCCATGATGAAGAGATTGGTAGTTAAGAAAGCTGAAATGGAGAGGAAAGCCATCATTGTATGTCCAAGAGTTCAGCAAAAACTAGAAGAGGAGAAAGAGAAATCTGCAGA TCATGCTGCTGCAGCCATTTTTGACATCCATGGTCAGCCAGAAGACTATGTGATTGACTTGTACAAAAAAGATGCATACCTTAGAGCTTATAGTGAGTGCATTGCCCCTTGTCCAGGTCAAAAATATTGGCCAAAGGTTGACCTACCTTTAAATCCCCCTCCCATCAAAGTTGGCCCTGGCAGGCCaaggaagaagagaagaaggGATCCTCATGAGGATCCAAAAAAAAGTGGGAGGTTGACTAAGCATGGGATTGAGATAACTTGTTCTGTTTGCAAGTCCAAATCCTATAACAAAAGAAAATGCCCAGATAAGGACAAGGTATTGCCACCACCACCAAAAAGAGGTATGGATAGACTTAGGAGTACTGTGACTGCCACTGCCAGGTATGATGTTCTGATGAACATTGCTTCTACATCTTACCATGGGGCAACTGCTCAGCCAACAAGATTGGGGAGGGGTGGAAGAAGTATAAGAACAAGTAGGGGAGGAAGAGGAGGTGGTAGAGGTGGTGGGAGAGGGAACAGAGGTGGCAGAGGACTA GCACCCCAAGGTGTTGGAGTTCTAATAGATGGCCAGGGAAATGCCTTCACTAACCCACCAGGCAATAGGAGGGGACCAAGAATGATACAGGAAGCTCCAACTTCAGTTTCAAGTCAGCCCACTCAAGCATCAATCAACAAGCCCTAA